Proteins encoded by one window of Kribbella italica:
- a CDS encoding ABC transporter permease: protein MSLTTRVAPASRSQPRRRVSLRDAGPPAALVVIFVVFSALSSQFRSIGNVQNIMDAAAVLAVVTCGITFVLMMGSIDLSAAGVMGASALTVSLLVANNRNDNDFGVLAIAVAVLVGAAFGCVSGLALVFLKVPSFMATLGVSAIGLGVATLLFAGVQPNISDTMLESWAIERLLGFSYLTWIAAACLVVGWLIQRYTRLGRYAFAIGGAEEVLTLSGVRVQPYKIAVFTLAGAFYGLGGVMVTSQLGAGLVQAGDGYDFSAITAAVVGGTLLTGGRGGVLHSAVGVLLVVVLTNGLVQVGVSPYWQGGVQGLIVVAAVAAAVIPQRRRNQVVK, encoded by the coding sequence GTGAGCCTGACGACGCGGGTCGCGCCGGCGTCTCGTTCCCAGCCTCGACGACGGGTGTCGTTGCGGGACGCCGGCCCACCGGCCGCCCTGGTGGTCATCTTCGTGGTCTTCTCGGCCCTGAGCTCGCAGTTCCGCAGCATCGGCAACGTGCAGAACATCATGGACGCGGCCGCGGTGCTGGCCGTCGTCACCTGCGGCATCACGTTCGTGCTGATGATGGGGTCCATCGACCTGTCGGCCGCCGGGGTGATGGGCGCCTCGGCCCTGACCGTGTCGCTCCTGGTGGCGAACAACCGCAACGACAACGACTTCGGGGTCCTCGCGATCGCCGTCGCGGTGCTGGTCGGTGCCGCGTTCGGCTGCGTCAGCGGATTGGCGCTGGTGTTCCTGAAGGTGCCGTCGTTCATGGCCACGCTGGGGGTGTCGGCGATCGGGCTCGGTGTCGCGACCTTGCTGTTCGCCGGCGTCCAGCCCAACATCTCCGACACCATGCTCGAGAGCTGGGCGATCGAGCGCCTGCTCGGATTCTCCTACCTCACCTGGATCGCCGCCGCCTGCCTGGTGGTGGGGTGGCTCATCCAGCGGTACACCCGGCTCGGTCGCTACGCCTTCGCGATCGGAGGCGCGGAGGAGGTCCTGACGCTTTCGGGCGTCAGGGTCCAGCCGTACAAGATCGCGGTCTTCACCCTCGCGGGCGCGTTCTACGGCCTCGGTGGTGTGATGGTGACCAGTCAGCTCGGCGCCGGTCTCGTCCAGGCCGGTGACGGCTACGACTTCTCAGCCATCACTGCCGCGGTCGTCGGCGGCACCCTGCTCACCGGGGGCCGAGGTGGCGTCCTGCATTCGGCCGTCGGCGTCCTGCTCGTGGTGGTACTCACCAACGGCCTGGTGCAGGTCGGAGTCAGCCCGTACTGGCAAGGCGGTGTCCAGGGTCTCATCGTCGTGGCCGCGGTGGCCGCGGCGGTCATCCCTCAGCGTCGAAGGAACCAGGTGGTCAAATGA
- a CDS encoding sugar ABC transporter substrate-binding protein, with amino-acid sequence MKFTSRPAAALIGLSLAAATLVGCSEEAGGGNSSADAGKCEPSEVKLVGQVRNESNPYEASWLAGGDTFAKSVGLTQERLTYGGDSTKQQEQISQVLAGNTSCLVMNVLPNGDSDTTPIVKGADQAGAYLVTQWNKPADLKPTDYAKWLSHITYNGVESGQQIGDALATAIGGSGGIIALQGVLDTAAAKDRFKGLEASLAKNTGVKLLDQQAANFSRAEALAVTKTLLTKHGDKVKGIWAANDDMALGALEALQQAGRAGKVAVVGIDAVPDALTAIKNGSMTATVSSDGPWQGGIGLAIGYCVATGELAAGDIAAENRAFFAEQFLISKDNVADFQQPKTNPDDFKCANVFNRVAGSLS; translated from the coding sequence ATGAAGTTCACCTCTCGCCCTGCCGCGGCCCTCATCGGCCTGTCACTGGCCGCCGCCACGCTCGTGGGTTGCAGCGAGGAGGCCGGTGGAGGCAACAGTTCCGCGGACGCGGGCAAGTGCGAACCGTCCGAGGTCAAGCTGGTGGGCCAGGTTCGCAACGAGTCCAACCCCTACGAGGCTTCGTGGCTGGCCGGGGGCGACACGTTCGCCAAGTCCGTCGGCCTCACCCAGGAGCGTCTGACGTACGGCGGTGACTCCACCAAGCAGCAGGAGCAGATCAGCCAGGTCCTGGCCGGCAACACGTCATGCCTGGTGATGAACGTGCTGCCCAACGGCGACTCCGACACCACCCCGATCGTCAAGGGTGCCGACCAGGCCGGGGCCTACCTCGTCACCCAGTGGAACAAGCCGGCCGACCTCAAGCCGACCGACTACGCCAAGTGGCTCAGCCACATCACCTACAACGGGGTCGAGTCGGGCCAGCAGATCGGCGACGCGCTGGCCACGGCGATCGGCGGCTCGGGCGGCATCATCGCTCTGCAGGGTGTCCTCGACACGGCAGCCGCCAAGGACCGGTTCAAAGGCCTCGAGGCTTCCCTCGCGAAGAACACCGGCGTCAAGCTGCTCGACCAGCAGGCGGCCAACTTCTCCCGGGCCGAGGCGCTCGCGGTCACCAAGACGCTGCTGACCAAGCACGGCGACAAGGTCAAGGGCATCTGGGCCGCCAACGACGACATGGCGCTCGGCGCACTGGAGGCACTCCAGCAGGCCGGCCGGGCCGGGAAGGTGGCGGTGGTCGGCATCGACGCCGTACCGGACGCTCTGACCGCGATCAAGAACGGCTCCATGACCGCTACCGTCTCCAGCGACGGCCCGTGGCAGGGAGGGATCGGCCTGGCGATCGGTTACTGCGTCGCCACCGGCGAGCTGGCGGCGGGTGACATCGCGGCCGAGAACCGCGCGTTCTTCGCCGAGCAGTTCCTCATCAGCAAGGACAACGTCGCCGACTTCCAGCAGCCGAAGACGAATCCGGACGACTTCAAGTGCGCCAACGTCTTCAACCGCGTGGCTGGTTCCCTGTCGTGA
- the kduD gene encoding 2-dehydro-3-deoxy-D-gluconate 5-dehydrogenase KduD, whose translation MTTQTAAELRSPFDLHGRCAVVTGAGRGLGQAVAIGLAQAGADLVLLGRPESQSSTYDQVADLGRAVEVVDLDVSDHEAVVRVGAEVSADRRVDILVNNAGIIDRQDSVAVSHESWNRVLDTNLTGLFFLCRQFGGPMAERGHGKIVNIASLLSFQGGIRVASYAASKHGVAGITKALANEWGPLGVQVNAVAPGYIATDNTTALREDPDRSRSILERIPAGRWGAASDIAGSVVFLSSGAADYVNGHVLVVDGGWMAR comes from the coding sequence GTGACCACACAGACGGCCGCCGAACTCCGCTCGCCCTTCGACCTCCACGGCCGCTGCGCCGTCGTCACCGGCGCCGGCCGCGGCTTGGGGCAGGCCGTCGCCATCGGGCTGGCTCAGGCGGGTGCCGACCTGGTCCTGCTGGGCCGGCCCGAGAGTCAGTCCTCCACCTACGACCAGGTGGCCGACCTCGGCCGTGCCGTCGAGGTCGTCGACCTCGACGTCAGCGACCACGAGGCCGTCGTACGCGTCGGAGCCGAAGTCAGCGCCGACCGGCGGGTCGACATCCTGGTCAACAACGCCGGCATCATCGACCGCCAGGACTCGGTGGCGGTGAGCCACGAGTCCTGGAACCGGGTGCTGGACACCAATCTGACCGGCCTGTTCTTCCTGTGCCGGCAGTTCGGGGGCCCGATGGCCGAGCGGGGCCACGGCAAGATCGTCAACATCGCCAGTCTGCTGTCCTTCCAGGGCGGGATCCGCGTCGCGTCGTACGCCGCCAGCAAGCACGGCGTCGCCGGCATCACCAAGGCCCTGGCCAACGAGTGGGGCCCGCTCGGCGTACAGGTCAACGCCGTCGCGCCCGGCTACATCGCCACCGACAACACGACCGCCCTGCGGGAAGACCCCGATCGTTCCCGCTCAATCCTCGAGCGCATCCCCGCCGGTCGCTGGGGAGCCGCCTCCGACATCGCCGGGTCGGTGGTGTTCCTGAGTTCGGGCGCCGCCGACTACGTCAACGGACACGTCCTCGTCGTCGACGGGGGCTGGATGGCCCGCTGA
- the kduI gene encoding 5-dehydro-4-deoxy-D-glucuronate isomerase, giving the protein MIEVRYSAAPSSVETATNADLRENFLVQNLFRTGEVNGAYTHDDRLVVGGAVPGDGPLELPAWDVLGTAFHLERRELGIINVGQPGHVLVDGEKFELQHLDGLFVGRGSEVAFAGADAAFYFVSAPAHATYPTTALSHPAIEPVALGTAQGANERSLYRYAWGQELQTSVLQFGVTVIADGSVWNTFPPHLHDRRTEVYLYVDLAETDRVFHFLGRPGATRHLVVRDREAVISPPWSVHSGAGTGSYAFIWAMAGENNTYTDLTPVPLEDL; this is encoded by the coding sequence TTGATCGAAGTTCGGTACTCCGCAGCGCCGTCCAGCGTGGAGACGGCGACGAATGCGGACCTGCGGGAGAACTTCCTCGTGCAGAACCTGTTTCGCACCGGAGAGGTGAACGGGGCATACACCCACGACGACCGGCTGGTCGTCGGCGGCGCTGTTCCCGGCGACGGCCCGCTCGAGCTGCCGGCCTGGGACGTGCTCGGCACCGCATTCCACCTCGAGCGCCGCGAACTCGGCATCATCAACGTCGGGCAGCCCGGCCACGTGCTCGTCGACGGTGAGAAGTTCGAGCTCCAGCACCTCGACGGGCTGTTCGTCGGTCGCGGCAGCGAGGTCGCCTTCGCCGGCGCGGACGCCGCGTTCTACTTCGTCTCCGCTCCGGCCCACGCGACCTACCCGACCACCGCGCTCAGTCACCCGGCGATCGAGCCGGTCGCGCTCGGTACGGCGCAAGGCGCCAACGAGCGCAGCCTCTACCGGTATGCCTGGGGTCAGGAGCTGCAGACCTCGGTGCTCCAGTTCGGCGTCACCGTCATCGCCGACGGCTCGGTGTGGAACACCTTTCCGCCGCACCTGCACGACCGGCGGACCGAGGTCTACCTGTACGTCGACCTCGCCGAAACCGACCGGGTCTTCCACTTCCTCGGCCGGCCCGGCGCGACCCGCCACCTCGTCGTACGGGATCGCGAGGCGGTCATCTCACCACCCTGGTCGGTCCATTCGGGCGCAGGCACCGGTTCGTACGCCTTCATCTGGGCGATGGCCGGCGAGAACAACACCTACACCGATCTGACCCCGGTACCACTGGAGGACCTGTGA
- a CDS encoding IclR family transcriptional regulator domain-containing protein, protein MGTEKTGISSSTTGQVKSAARVLDVLDDIAARGPGTQLQLANRLGIPKSSLHALLRTMCARGWLDTDQTGSVYRLGIHTLTVSSAYLDGDPVLSRASSVMDEIAAATEETVHLGRLEGSDVIYTAKRESKHPLRMHSAVGRRLPAYATSLGRAMLAEQPEAVRDTLIPHQIEPLTAQATTDRGALLAIIEKAQQVGYAEESEESCLGVRCFGVALPFSRASTDALSVAVPISRLDQAREDFIIEMLLSVKARLSALHDNSMMR, encoded by the coding sequence GTGGGTACGGAGAAGACGGGGATCAGCAGCTCCACCACCGGACAGGTCAAATCCGCCGCGCGCGTCCTCGACGTCCTCGACGACATCGCCGCTCGCGGGCCCGGCACCCAACTGCAGCTGGCCAACCGCCTGGGGATTCCGAAGAGCAGTCTGCACGCGCTCCTGCGCACCATGTGCGCTCGCGGCTGGCTGGACACCGACCAGACCGGCAGCGTCTACCGTCTCGGGATCCACACCTTGACGGTCAGTTCGGCCTACCTCGACGGCGACCCGGTCCTGTCACGCGCGTCCTCGGTGATGGACGAGATCGCGGCAGCCACCGAGGAGACGGTGCACCTGGGTCGCCTGGAGGGCTCGGACGTCATCTACACGGCCAAACGCGAATCCAAGCACCCGTTGCGCATGCACTCGGCCGTCGGCCGCCGGCTGCCGGCGTACGCCACGTCCCTCGGCCGGGCGATGCTCGCCGAGCAGCCCGAAGCCGTCCGCGACACGCTCATCCCCCACCAGATCGAGCCCCTCACCGCCCAGGCGACCACGGATCGGGGCGCCCTGCTCGCGATCATCGAGAAGGCCCAACAGGTCGGCTACGCAGAGGAGAGCGAGGAGTCCTGCCTGGGCGTCCGCTGCTTCGGCGTCGCACTGCCGTTCTCACGCGCCTCGACCGACGCGCTCAGCGTCGCGGTCCCGATCAGCCGCCTCGACCAAGCCCGCGAAGACTTCATCATCGAGATGTTGCTGAGCGTGAAAGCCAGACTGTCCGCGCTGCACGACAACAGCATGATGCGCTGA
- a CDS encoding MFS transporter produces the protein MTVTAVVRGRFGLLFSARSVSFLGDSLGLVALLLYVEASTGAALAVALLLLAGDFTPGLFGALAGAIGDRFDLRKVMVTCDLLQAGLVAVMAFVLPPLPVLLVLVAVRGVVAQVFQAGSRSAVPALVKDEELETANSALGAGTNGMEAIGPLIAAGLFLVLDVRAILLIDAATFLVSAALLARLPSLPPSPEHQDGSLIDNARAGLGYIWKTKAVRVIGLGFFAVVAFSGVDDVAMVFLAKDELGGGDSAAATLYAGVGIGLVIGYALLTRFAPRFSMPVLLVVGFAISSAGNLFTGLAWAVWTALALQTIRGLGIAALDVAINTHLQRVVPAAMLGRVFGNLYGAIGLAAGISYVLGGLLLEHTNARVTFVVAGVGGLVAACASGVALFRARRSEPATP, from the coding sequence GTGACCGTGACGGCTGTGGTGCGCGGGCGGTTCGGGCTGTTGTTCTCGGCCCGGTCGGTTTCGTTTCTGGGGGACTCGCTCGGGCTTGTGGCGTTGCTGCTGTACGTCGAGGCTTCCACGGGGGCCGCGCTGGCGGTGGCCCTGTTGCTGCTGGCGGGGGACTTCACTCCGGGACTGTTCGGGGCTCTGGCGGGGGCCATCGGGGACAGGTTCGATCTGCGGAAAGTGATGGTGACCTGCGACCTGCTGCAGGCGGGGCTGGTGGCGGTTATGGCGTTCGTCCTGCCGCCGTTGCCGGTGCTGCTGGTGCTGGTGGCGGTACGAGGCGTGGTGGCCCAAGTCTTCCAGGCCGGGTCGCGGAGTGCGGTGCCGGCGTTGGTCAAGGACGAGGAACTGGAGACGGCGAACTCGGCGCTGGGTGCGGGAACGAACGGGATGGAGGCGATCGGGCCGCTGATCGCGGCAGGCTTGTTCCTCGTGCTCGACGTACGGGCGATCCTGCTGATCGATGCGGCGACGTTCCTGGTGTCGGCGGCGCTGCTCGCCAGGCTGCCGTCGCTGCCGCCGAGTCCGGAGCACCAGGACGGGTCGCTGATCGACAACGCACGCGCGGGGCTCGGCTACATCTGGAAGACGAAGGCGGTCCGGGTGATCGGGCTGGGGTTCTTCGCCGTGGTGGCGTTCAGCGGGGTGGACGACGTTGCGATGGTGTTCCTCGCGAAGGACGAGCTCGGCGGTGGGGACTCCGCCGCCGCCACCCTGTACGCCGGAGTCGGGATCGGTCTCGTCATCGGGTACGCGCTGCTGACCCGCTTCGCCCCGAGGTTCAGCATGCCGGTCCTCCTGGTCGTCGGGTTCGCGATCAGCAGCGCGGGCAACCTGTTCACCGGCCTCGCCTGGGCGGTCTGGACCGCGCTCGCACTGCAGACCATCCGCGGCCTGGGCATCGCCGCGCTCGACGTCGCGATCAACACCCACCTGCAACGCGTCGTACCGGCCGCCATGCTCGGCCGCGTCTTCGGCAACCTGTACGGCGCGATCGGCCTGGCCGCCGGCATTTCCTACGTGCTCGGCGGTCTCCTCCTCGAACACACCAACGCCCGCGTCACCTTCGTCGTCGCCGGCGTGGGCGGCCTGGTCGCGGCGTGCGCGTCCGGAGTCGCGCTGTTCAGAGCAAGGAGATCGGAGCCCGCAACGCCCTGA